Below is a window of Corvus cornix cornix isolate S_Up_H32 chromosome 2, ASM73873v5, whole genome shotgun sequence DNA.
tttcaacaaaaaaacccaactacaTGGTTGTTATTAGCTGGTTTAGTGGAAACATGAAGTACAGGAGAAAAAGTGTGTGTGCTCTGAAAATGAAGTATTATTCTAGAATATTGAAAATTGTCTTTCATGACAAATGTGTTATAATAATTCCTTTCAGATTGCATGGTCtctaaaagtattttcaataaTGTGCAGTATGACCAAGGAGTTGGTTCCTCAATAGAAACTACAGTTGTCCTGAGCATATCAGGGTAAAGCACATCTTTACATGAATTTTGCTGCTCAGACTATGCttagatttggtttttttttgtattggACTACTTAGCTGAGTTGAAacttgtattaatttttttggcCCATTTGTCACAAAGCTTGTGACCTGGCTCCCAGTGAATATCCCTTTCCTGAGTACTACCTAGGTCCCTTGTAGCTAGCTCAAAAGAGATGAAATTGTGACTCAGCACAAAGAATAAGAATGTTCCCACACCCTCTTACAATCCGAGAGGTGAAGAAGCTTGAGCTCCAATGTGCTCTCCAGTTATTTGTTCTGGGAATAAATAGAAACGATCAtttcttgttcttcctttttgcaAGTTGTGTAACTTTAATGCACTTCTTTTGAAGTATCTCCAGTAAGAGGCCAGGGCATCTTTGTGGTAACCATTTTATTACACAGAATGAAAAGGTTTCCTATTCCAGCCTTTATCATTTGAATAAAGAGAGTTACCTAAGGCATAAAAAGATCTAAGCATAGGAGAATTGAACTGGAATTAAATATCTATTAATCCCCATCTCCCCCTTCAAAAAGGCCAACAAATTGCAAACCAGTTGGTCAACTACAAAAACATCCATGCTGTAGTAATGAGGATGCATTTGCTTCCTTCTGAGGCAGCTGTTCCACAGTGCCACTCAGaggatcttttttttaatatgaattttctgttccagtgcatAAACTCTAAATTACTCAactacataaatatttaagtgaATTCAGCTTTATTGGCAGACATGCAATTCACCAACAGCTGAGATTTTCCTTTATCTATGTTCTCACAATTGCATGAACTAAAGAGTTGTAGTGCgggtagcttttttttttccttttttttttggtgagagaaggttttaaggaaaaattataaGGAATTCCAACTATTATGATAACATTTTTATGCTACTTTGGCTCTTAGGGATTCAGTATTTCAAATACAATGTATCTCCCAAGATATTTTTATCTGGCCTTTTGGCAACACTTAACCAGCTTTTTCTAGCTAAGTtatatttgcaataaaaaatcagtgggaaatatttttgtttacacCAGctaacatttaagaaaaaaaaaaaaaatctatagaGTTCTTCTTAGAATACTGAATTTTCTATAGGATTttaaacacagaggaaaaaaaaaattatcatcaaATCTTTGAGCTTAGGATACTTTTATGCTGAAATCACCTGGATTTATTGTTGGTTTTCTTATTGAGGTGGCTGTAACAGCAGCCATTGATGGCACAAGGGTGCCCATGAGAGCATGGCCCAGAGCAGGCTGGAACAGAGTCCAGCATTTTGGAGTCTGGCCTGGTGTCTGTGCCAGGTGGAGCACTGACTTGTCTGGGCAGCTGGATGCTCCTCCATCTCTGCATTGTAGACTGCTGAACCTTATAGCCTTTCCTTTAGATGTGTTGTTCTTTAGGTCCTCTGGGACTGTATCTCCCACATTCAGCTAGACATCTCCAGCTTCTAATTTAGTTCAAGGACATAAAGAATGGATGCCACCAGGTCACACAGAAGAACGACACTTCTAAAATAGCAAACAGctgatatttgtattttatttttagcttatttcctgttgttttcctgtggctgctgaTGTCACAAAAGCTTCCTTTCTGGTCGCTCTGCTTAAAATATACATACATTGTGCATATATGCATCTTCATGCCAGGGTTTGGCTTTGTTAGATTGTCCAGTGTATTAGCTTATGAATGAAGCAGTATTGGCTCAAACTCCTTGAGAATGAGAACTGCAAGGGACTTGCTGAAGGGCCTTTCTGTGagactttttcttcttctgtgaaCACAGCCCTGAGAATTTAGATGCTCAGCAGGCTGTGTTCCCAACCTGTGTGCTTGTAGCATGAGCAGGCAGACATTTCCCCTTACAGACACACAGTAGACAGAAGACTTCATTCTTGGCCCAAACACTGAATGTCTTTTCTCCTCTACTTTACAGCAAAGGATTGAGTCAACATTAGTCCCCTGTAGGACTTAATGTCAGAACGAGTAATTCATCAGGAGTTACCATATATATATGGACTGTAAGGGAGAGTAGGGTCTTCAAATGCTATAATAATACAGGAtgctgtccctggaggtgtcaTGTGGATTCttgctctctcctttttatttttaattccccTTTGAAGGGAGTTTATTGAGTCATGCAGGACTAaaagaaatgcaacagaaaataattcagcttCCTTATTTCTTGCCTTATTCATGCACTGACCAGACACTCTTCGTCTTCCTAATTTCTGATCTCCTTGCCCATATCCATTcactttctgaatttctttggCTTATAACACCACAAAATCCATATGATTACTCATTTAGGcttattgtttccttttttttttttcctgaggggTAGCCAATTCTCATAAATACAAGTTATTCCTGGACAGGTAAATTTTAGCACATGCAGCATTGAAATAAAGTGCTAGGTATTACAAGGAGTTCCCAGCCTTTCGTAAGCAAACATGTAATTagaaattattcatttattccCTGCTGGGCATTTGCTGGAGTTGGAAAGAAGAGGACTTTTGtcaaaagctgattttctttgtgtttattttcccattattttcttACTGCATGAGAGTGCAACAGAACCAAAATTTTTACACAGTACTGCATATTGTGGTTCAGTCCTAGTGTCACATCATAATTGTCGCCACAACATCATGTCCAGTGGCAATTGAGGCATAAATGACCCATATTTTGTTCAGAATATCCTATTCTTGGCACATTTGTGTGCATGTTTTTTAAAGAGTCTGTAGGTGTCTCTAATGAGGGACTTCTGTACTTAAGTGGCATTAGGAGATCCTGGCTGTATTAACAGCACCCAAAAGACAAGGGTTTGACCACTGTCCATCTGGGATCTCAGAATTTCACATGAAGTCTCTCAGTTGCATTAGTACATGGAGTCAGTTCTCCTTCTGTCTAACTGTGCAGTGAATAGCCACAGCTTCCATTAGAGGTCCTTCAGCAGAGTATCTACATGATAGACACACTCTCAGAGATTTCGTGTGGTGCATTCCATAGATTTCTCTAAGTGGAATATGCATATACATTCTATTTAAActtctcttaattttcttcttgcaggTATTATGACAACTTTACCCAGTGCACAGAACGTGAAGCCAACAATGCAAGTTGCTTTTGGCCAAACCCCCTTGCAGAAGGCTTTATCACTGGAATTCATAAACAATTCTTTTCAAACTGTACTTCAGAGAAGGTTCACTGGGAAGATCCACCGGATGAAATTCTCATAACACTGATCTTGATCCCAGTCATGTTGACATGTGCCATGATAACACTGGTAGTATGGTGCAGCAAGAGAAGTGATATCCTGGTGTAAGTTCTTCCTctgggctttctttttcttcatttctttcttccctaaGCACTAAGAAAGGAGGATGGAGAGAGGAACTTGGCATAAAGATTTCAGATCTGCTGAAATGGAACCAGTGAGATACTGAGGTGCTCCTGTGGACaaagagctgcctgctgctgctgctgctgcaagtcACTGCTTCTGTCTTGACCATGAGTGTTGCTGGTGGAAAACTCTACTTCCATCAAGCCTCATCAACATGGAATTCACAGGCAGCTCCCAGAAACAGGAGAGATCCCAGGCAAATGGACCCCTTGTCTGCAAAAGGGGTAAAGTTACTTTCCTATGGGTAAAGCTGGCTGGTAGAGTTATGCAAAGCTGTATGTGTGTAATACTGACCGTGGGGGAAGTGATATCTCTTCAGGTCTTGTGCAGGACACTCGAGGTTTTCATCTGTGAACCCTGTGACTTGGGAGAGATCACTGGCAAAGGAACTGATCTTGGATGTAACCAGGTGGCAGCTTTTCCTAGAAGCTAGTCAAATTCATCATTATCAAAAACGGGAAGTATTGTTCTGGCAAAGAAACAGTTTATGTGTCCAGTGACTATCTGCACAGGGAAATTATCATGCCACATTATAAAATAGTTTATAAAACTCCTTTAAGCATGGCTACTTGGAATTGTATGTCTTACAAACAAACTCTGGGAGGATGTACAGGTCTTATTTTATAGAGCTGGAAAATGTGAAAGGAAATTGGTTGATTATAAATATACTAAGGAGTAATGAAGAAACTATCATATGccagactctttttttttcctcttttataattattattcttGATGACTTGTGTTCACTGTATACTCCTCACTCTCACTTCAATTTGTGCAAGTGATAtcttacaaataaatataaaggtGTCATGTTGATTGAGGTGCCTTTCAGAGTAATGTACATAAATTCCTCGTCCTGTGAAGAGTGTGGGAACTAAAGTATGAACATCAAGACTTGGAATAGAAgtaggaggaaggagaaaaaactcAACTCAGAAATCTTAAAGTTAtgtaataattgaaataaagatCATATGCTCAAAACAAAAGAACTTGTCTGCGTTGCAAACCTTCCTTtcacaaaatgcatttcagtcCAGTGCTGTTGTATAAGTGTGCAGTATCTGTTAAAAGTGACTCTTCATTTTCCCATACCTTATGCACACAAAATACAGTTGAATGTCCGAGTAAttgtgttttatatattttatagttCGATTTTCTCCATTAAGATTCTGGCTCCATGTTTGAGACTTAGGTCTGTGAGTATGAGAAGCGTTTCTGTGCTTGAATCAAATTACAAGTGCTCAATTTACTAGATTATTTATCTACATACATTGtatatagataaa
It encodes the following:
- the RAMP3 gene encoding receptor activity-modifying protein 3, with protein sequence MEAQGSRRRQLPVLLLWVNGLMTLGFAGARQQTELCNESLMLEKLPACGRFFEEMMKKVDSKKWCNLTEFIMYYDNFTQCTEREANNASCFWPNPLAEGFITGIHKQFFSNCTSEKVHWEDPPDEILITLILIPVMLTCAMITLVVWCSKRSDILV